One part of the Pseudomonadota bacterium genome encodes these proteins:
- a CDS encoding YihY family inner membrane protein, protein MARKLRTVMSAVRMATSLERMGDLAVHIAKQVRLRYPNPAIPAELVATFSKMGTSALKIVQETGKVIQDNDASMAEQIAIYDDELDKLHRELFMTVLSDSWEHGVEAAIDVTLLSRFLNLTREVVARYLSCDCGMRAASLAYFGLAGLFPCMLLMLTVVGHFVSSDVAQQRLVEILAWYVPVPALRPFALDNLHALVEWRGVMGVTSLLLLLWSSKGTFLAVQRGLSVVWGLERNHHQVVAYGLSIFYTVLVGLLLVLQFSLIATMRAAVTWQVPLVGLSPTFVSTVWTTTAFLISPAVLFTIFFLLFRFSTPERPPVGATCAGAFFSALCYRVTESGFIAYLASFSRATVLYGAASGLVVLMLWMYLTANIFFIGGALIHVLTSASKSRGGVCDIACEETPP, encoded by the coding sequence GTGGCTCGTAAATTGCGTACTGTCATGAGTGCCGTTCGAATGGCCACTTCCCTTGAGCGCATGGGCGATCTTGCGGTACACATTGCCAAGCAGGTGAGGCTTCGATACCCGAATCCAGCTATTCCAGCTGAACTGGTTGCCACATTTAGCAAAATGGGCACATCTGCTTTGAAGATTGTGCAGGAAACGGGCAAGGTTATTCAAGACAACGACGCAAGTATGGCCGAGCAAATCGCAATCTACGATGACGAATTGGACAAACTACATCGTGAACTATTCATGACAGTACTATCCGATAGTTGGGAACATGGTGTTGAAGCCGCCATTGATGTGACCCTGCTGTCTCGCTTTCTCAACCTGACGCGCGAAGTGGTCGCTCGGTACCTGTCCTGCGATTGCGGAATGCGTGCGGCGTCACTGGCCTATTTCGGCCTGGCGGGGCTGTTCCCGTGCATGTTGCTGATGCTCACCGTCGTCGGGCACTTCGTCTCGAGCGACGTGGCCCAGCAGCGCCTCGTCGAGATCCTGGCCTGGTACGTTCCCGTGCCGGCCCTGCGCCCTTTCGCCCTCGACAACCTGCACGCACTGGTCGAATGGCGCGGGGTCATGGGAGTCACCAGCCTGCTGCTTCTGCTCTGGTCTTCGAAGGGCACGTTTCTCGCGGTGCAGCGAGGCCTTTCGGTGGTCTGGGGGCTTGAGCGAAACCACCACCAGGTCGTGGCGTATGGACTGTCCATCTTCTACACCGTGTTGGTGGGCCTGCTCCTCGTGCTGCAGTTCTCGCTCATCGCCACGATGCGCGCCGCTGTGACCTGGCAGGTTCCGCTGGTGGGGCTATCTCCCACGTTTGTATCGACCGTCTGGACGACCACGGCGTTTCTGATCTCGCCCGCCGTGCTGTTCACGATATTCTTCCTGCTCTTTCGCTTCTCGACCCCGGAGCGCCCACCTGTCGGCGCAACCTGCGCGGGGGCCTTCTTCTCTGCTCTCTGCTATCGTGTCACAGAGAGCGGATTCATCGCGTATCTCGCCTCGTTCTCTCGCGCAACCGTCTTGTACGGGGCCGCCTCTGGGCTCGTGGTTCTGATGCTGTGGATGTATCTCACCGCGAACATCTTCTTCATCGGTGGCGCGCTGATTCATGTTCTCACGTCTGCATCGAAGTCGCGCGGGGGCGTTTGCGACATCGCTTGCGAAGAGACGCCGCCGTGA
- a CDS encoding DUF2252 domain-containing protein — MTTAPSEAPAESSVKRPAAEATRFADAFNAGLGLPPDVLARKQALMSSSPLKMARCVPALFVSDVLAPYSSLAALSDRQAPVVQIDGDCHFGNFGVVCGPDKQAVWGLNDHDMTCKGSPAFDLDRLAFSLVSEMRQQGFNVDKTSKVVTHLAAAYLAELASVAEDASRNRPYLEANETEGILKRLIEKADGVSRRDFIEKIAKSDAHGGWTFLHTDSVAAVTTGEATPVTQALHRYDETQGKTPTAARPLRILDIARKTDSGGSSFGQPRYWVLVENADASNPPIVLEVKQELPAPLVDWNGDPATAARASKPNWTGNLHKADAMQVVRGQAAMGGDLNPITGTTEIDGLSYLVREREPCKDSLSQGDLEKVSDFVTVAEASGKVLANAHARSEAGAKALLAWAGDGHRFAERLDAFAQAYATQAEQDLSAYRQAHPQGA, encoded by the coding sequence TTGACCACCGCCCCTTCGGAGGCGCCTGCAGAGTCATCGGTGAAGCGCCCCGCTGCAGAAGCGACGAGATTCGCAGATGCGTTCAATGCAGGCCTCGGACTGCCTCCCGACGTCCTTGCGCGCAAGCAGGCCCTGATGAGCAGCAGCCCCCTGAAGATGGCGCGATGCGTGCCAGCGCTTTTTGTCTCTGACGTTCTGGCGCCGTATTCGTCTCTGGCTGCGCTCTCCGATCGCCAGGCTCCGGTCGTTCAGATCGACGGCGACTGCCATTTTGGCAACTTTGGTGTCGTGTGCGGCCCCGACAAACAGGCGGTCTGGGGCCTCAATGATCACGACATGACGTGTAAAGGCAGCCCCGCCTTCGATCTCGACAGACTGGCCTTCAGCCTGGTCAGTGAGATGCGCCAGCAGGGATTCAATGTCGACAAGACATCAAAGGTGGTCACACATCTCGCGGCGGCCTATCTTGCCGAACTGGCGTCAGTCGCTGAGGACGCCTCGCGAAACAGGCCTTATCTCGAGGCGAATGAGACCGAAGGGATTCTGAAGAGGCTCATCGAGAAGGCCGATGGCGTCTCGCGCCGCGACTTCATCGAGAAGATCGCCAAGTCGGACGCACACGGGGGCTGGACCTTCCTTCACACCGACAGCGTTGCTGCCGTGACCACGGGCGAAGCCACTCCCGTGACGCAGGCGCTGCATCGCTACGACGAGACGCAGGGAAAGACGCCCACCGCGGCTCGCCCGCTGCGCATTCTGGATATTGCCCGCAAGACCGACAGCGGGGGGAGCAGCTTCGGTCAGCCTCGGTACTGGGTCCTCGTCGAGAACGCCGATGCATCGAATCCCCCGATCGTTCTCGAGGTGAAGCAAGAGCTTCCCGCCCCCCTGGTCGATTGGAACGGCGACCCGGCCACGGCCGCGCGTGCTTCGAAGCCGAACTGGACCGGCAACCTCCACAAAGCTGATGCGATGCAGGTCGTGCGTGGACAGGCGGCCATGGGCGGTGATCTCAATCCCATCACGGGGACAACCGAGATCGACGGGCTCTCTTATCTCGTGCGCGAGCGTGAGCCGTGCAAAGACTCGCTTTCACAGGGTGATCTCGAGAAGGTCAGCGACTTCGTCACGGTGGCAGAAGCCAGCGGCAAGGTTCTGGCCAACGCCCACGCGCGCAGCGAGGCGGGGGCGAAGGCCTTGCTGGCGTGGGCGGGAGACGGGCACCGCTTTGCTGAACGCCTCGATGCGTTTGCACAAGCCTACGCTACGCAGGCTGAGCAAGATCTGAGCGCCTATCGACAGGCGCACCCGCAGGGCGCATAA
- a CDS encoding alpha/beta fold hydrolase, giving the protein MPHVDVNEVKLMVEERGSGAPLVCVNGLGAHLGYWFSTAERLAARHRVIIYDHRGAGRSDAPPGLYTIEQMRDDLKGLLDALGVARASLVGHSMGGSVAMSFAAAHPERVDRLVLYSTAATMANASARFIESVERVWTECPEISSGALTRIFVPWSWSPPRLADDGFIETMVALADNNPYKMKVEGFRAQMHACKTFDGTPLLARITAPTLVIGAHHDLLCPVERVQSLVDGVRGARLAISQSGHNTHLEEPDWFATQVLEHTAP; this is encoded by the coding sequence ATGCCGCACGTCGACGTCAACGAAGTGAAGCTGATGGTCGAGGAGCGGGGCTCGGGCGCTCCCCTCGTCTGTGTGAACGGCCTGGGGGCCCACCTCGGGTACTGGTTCTCGACCGCAGAGCGCCTGGCCGCGCGCCACCGCGTCATCATCTATGACCATCGCGGCGCAGGGCGCTCTGACGCGCCGCCCGGTCTGTACACCATCGAGCAGATGCGCGACGACCTGAAGGGACTGCTCGACGCGCTGGGCGTGGCGCGGGCCTCGCTCGTGGGCCACTCGATGGGGGGCTCGGTTGCGATGAGCTTCGCGGCCGCCCATCCGGAGCGCGTCGACCGTCTCGTGCTCTACAGCACGGCCGCGACCATGGCGAACGCCTCTGCGCGCTTCATCGAATCGGTCGAGCGGGTGTGGACCGAGTGCCCCGAGATCTCGAGCGGCGCCCTCACGCGCATCTTCGTTCCCTGGAGCTGGTCACCGCCGCGCCTGGCCGACGATGGCTTCATCGAGACCATGGTGGCCCTGGCCGACAACAACCCGTACAAGATGAAGGTCGAGGGCTTTCGCGCGCAGATGCATGCCTGCAAGACCTTCGACGGCACGCCGCTGCTCGCCCGCATCACCGCGCCCACGCTGGTGATCGGCGCCCACCACGATCTGCTCTGCCCCGTTGAACGAGTGCAGTCTCTGGTCGACGGCGTGAGAGGGGCCCGGCTGGCGATCTCGCAATCGGGCCACAACACCCATCTCGAGGAGCCGGACTGGTTCGCTACACAGGTTCTCGAGCACACCGCGCCCTGA
- a CDS encoding formate dehydrogenase, protein MNTPPPVPITAYPPPEKWDDVVEYDPKAWPRKVEKHYMLVPTVCFNCEAACGLLAFVDKADMTIRKMEGNPHHPGSRGRNCAKGPATMAQTDDPERILHPLKRVGPRGSGKWARVSWDEVLDHLAAELRKALVEDRRTEVMYHVGRPGHDGYIDRVLQAWGVDGHNSHTNICSGGARTGYQLWMGSDRPSPDYANARFILMLSSHLEAGHYFNPHAQRIIEAKMAGAKIAVIDVRLSNTASMADWWLPTWPGSEAALLLAMASVLIEEGLVDWPYVEAQVNWRAWMAEAHPDSPDTFEAFKEKLTAEYAGFTPEFAAGETGIDPAVIRDVAREIGAAGSRFASHVWRNAASGNLGGWQVSRALMLLNVLTGSVGTEGGVLPHDWNKFVPKPFVKPPAQTMWSELLFPREWPLAHYEMSELLPHLLKEGRGKLSLYFTRVFNPVWTYPDGFSWIEALRDESKIGIHAAITPTWSETAWYADYVLPTGMAAERHDLMSQETHSGQWISFRQPVLRRALERMGRPVRDTRDANPGEVWEEDELWIELSWRADPDGSLGVRKYFESPYRPGEKITIDEYYRWIFENSVPGLPEAAAAEGLDPWGYMTKYGAFEVKRDVYRKHEADGGWPTPSRKLELYSPTMRDWGWPEHALPGYIMSHVHRSQIGPGEYLLVPTFRLPVLIHSRSGNAKWLNEIAHRNPLWMHPRDATALGVTEGDLVRVTTEIGWFVLRVWPTEGIRPGVVGCSHHLGRWRLQRDGGGERWSTAVVRIEEQGEGRYMMRQVEGIAPFVSSDKDSARIWWTDAGVHQNITFPVHPDPISGMHCWHQKVRIEKAHPGDAYGDVYVDTTKSFEIYLKWKEMTRPAPGPDGLRRPLWLKRPVRPTDEAFKL, encoded by the coding sequence AACACGCCGCCCCCCGTGCCCATCACCGCCTATCCCCCACCAGAGAAGTGGGATGACGTGGTCGAGTACGATCCCAAGGCCTGGCCGCGCAAGGTCGAGAAGCACTACATGCTGGTGCCCACGGTGTGCTTCAACTGCGAGGCCGCATGCGGGCTGCTGGCGTTCGTCGACAAGGCCGACATGACCATCCGCAAGATGGAGGGCAACCCCCACCACCCCGGCAGCCGCGGCCGCAACTGCGCCAAGGGGCCGGCCACCATGGCGCAGACCGACGACCCGGAGCGCATCCTCCATCCCCTCAAGCGGGTGGGGCCACGCGGCTCGGGAAAGTGGGCGCGGGTCTCGTGGGATGAGGTGCTCGACCACCTCGCCGCCGAGCTGCGCAAGGCCCTCGTCGAAGACCGCCGCACCGAGGTGATGTACCACGTGGGCCGCCCCGGCCACGATGGCTACATCGACCGCGTGCTGCAGGCCTGGGGGGTCGACGGGCACAACAGCCACACCAACATCTGCTCAGGCGGCGCCCGCACGGGCTACCAGCTGTGGATGGGCTCTGATCGCCCCTCGCCCGACTACGCCAACGCGCGCTTCATCTTGATGCTGTCGTCGCACCTCGAGGCGGGGCACTACTTCAACCCCCACGCCCAGCGCATCATCGAGGCGAAGATGGCGGGGGCAAAGATCGCGGTGATCGACGTGCGTCTCTCGAACACGGCGTCGATGGCCGACTGGTGGCTGCCCACCTGGCCCGGCTCTGAGGCCGCGCTGCTGCTCGCCATGGCCAGCGTGCTCATCGAGGAGGGGCTCGTCGACTGGCCGTACGTCGAGGCGCAGGTGAACTGGCGCGCGTGGATGGCCGAGGCCCACCCGGACAGCCCCGACACGTTCGAGGCCTTCAAGGAGAAGCTCACCGCCGAGTACGCGGGCTTCACCCCCGAGTTCGCGGCGGGCGAGACCGGCATCGACCCTGCGGTCATCCGCGACGTGGCGCGCGAGATCGGCGCCGCAGGGTCGCGCTTCGCCTCGCATGTCTGGCGCAACGCCGCCAGCGGGAACCTCGGCGGCTGGCAGGTCTCGCGGGCGCTGATGCTGCTCAACGTGCTCACCGGAAGCGTGGGCACCGAGGGCGGCGTGCTGCCCCACGACTGGAACAAGTTCGTTCCGAAGCCCTTCGTGAAGCCCCCCGCGCAGACCATGTGGAGCGAGCTGCTGTTCCCCCGGGAGTGGCCCCTGGCCCATTACGAGATGAGCGAGCTGCTCCCCCATCTGCTCAAAGAGGGGCGCGGAAAGCTCTCGCTCTACTTCACCCGGGTGTTCAATCCGGTCTGGACCTATCCGGACGGGTTCTCGTGGATCGAAGCCCTTCGCGACGAATCGAAGATCGGGATTCACGCGGCCATCACGCCGACGTGGAGCGAGACCGCGTGGTATGCCGACTACGTTCTGCCCACCGGCATGGCGGCCGAGCGACACGATCTCATGTCGCAGGAGACCCACAGCGGCCAGTGGATCTCGTTCCGCCAGCCGGTGCTGCGCCGCGCCCTCGAGCGCATGGGGCGACCGGTTCGCGACACCCGCGACGCCAACCCGGGCGAGGTCTGGGAAGAGGACGAGCTCTGGATCGAGCTGTCGTGGCGCGCCGATCCGGACGGGTCGCTGGGGGTTCGCAAGTACTTCGAGTCGCCCTATCGCCCCGGCGAGAAGATCACCATCGACGAGTACTACCGCTGGATCTTCGAGAACTCGGTGCCTGGCCTGCCAGAGGCGGCGGCCGCAGAAGGGCTTGACCCGTGGGGGTACATGACGAAGTACGGGGCCTTCGAGGTGAAGCGCGATGTGTACCGCAAGCACGAGGCAGACGGCGGCTGGCCCACGCCGTCGCGCAAGCTCGAGCTGTACTCGCCCACCATGCGCGACTGGGGCTGGCCCGAGCACGCGCTCCCGGGCTACATCATGAGCCACGTGCACCGCTCGCAGATCGGCCCGGGCGAGTACCTGCTGGTGCCCACGTTCCGCCTGCCCGTGCTCATCCACAGCCGCTCCGGCAATGCCAAGTGGCTCAACGAGATCGCCCATCGCAACCCGCTCTGGATGCATCCGCGCGACGCCACGGCCCTGGGCGTGACCGAGGGCGATCTGGTGCGCGTCACCACCGAGATCGGCTGGTTCGTGCTGCGGGTCTGGCCCACCGAGGGGATTCGTCCGGGTGTGGTGGGTTGCTCGCATCACCTGGGCCGCTGGCGTCTGCAGCGCGATGGCGGTGGCGAGCGCTGGAGCACCGCCGTGGTGCGCATCGAGGAGCAAGGCGAGGGGCGGTACATGATGCGCCAGGTCGAGGGCATCGCGCCCTTTGTCTCATCAGACAAGGACAGCGCGCGCATCTGGTGGACCGACGCGGGCGTGCACCAGAACATCACCTTCCCCGTGCACCCCGATCCGATCAGCGGCATGCACTGCTGGCACCAGAAGGTGCGCATCGAGAAGGCGCACCCGGGTGATGCCTACGGTGACGTGTACGTCGATACCACAAAGTCGTTCGAGATCTATCTGAAGTGGAAGGAGATGACACGCCCCGCACCCGGGCCGGACGGGCTGCGACGGCCCCTGTGGCTGAAGCGCCCCGTGCGCCCCACCGACGAGGCGTTCAAGCTCTGA